The DNA sequence CGCTGGACACTGGGTCATCTCCTGAATGCGGGGCGCCGACAGCAAAGGGCGGTGCCATTTAATGGACCCGCCCTTAGCCGCTCGCTTCAGGAATATAAAGATGTCTTTATATGTATAATGCCTCAGCGGCGCGCCCAGGCGAGTTGCGCGCTGCTGCCTTCGCTGGAAAGCAGCTGGTCGGCCGCTTCCACCAGGGCATCGGGCCCGCGCATCTTCGCCAGGCTTTTCGCCACGATCTTCAGGTCCGCGCAGCCAAGCCACGGGTGCCCCTGCCCGTACTGGTTGGCCATGGCAGTGCTCATCCGGTCAAGCGCGCGGTTCGCCCCGGTAATGCCGTAGCGCCCGACCATCCCGTCGCGCAGCTGGGTGGCGGCATCGTTCAGCGTATCCATGTGCGCCGCCTCAAAGGCCTGGAAATCGGCCTGGAAATTGTCCGCCCCCATGCGGCAGCGCAATCCCGTGACCATCAGCATGATGTTCAGGCGCCGCAGTTTTTCCGCATCTCCGCTGCCGGCTGCCTGTGATGGCGTACCCATGACCAGCCCCCCGGCTGCCAGGCACAATGCCGCCTTCTTCCATATCGATTGCATGACCCCGTACTCCCTCAAAGCAGTGGTTCCGTCCCGGAGAAAGCATGGTCGCCCATCGGGTTTACCCGGCGTTGAAAGAGCGCGGTAAAGCGGAATTTACCACGAATGGCATGTTGCGATTCACTCGCAACCCGTCCTATTGCATTCGCGTTACGGCCAATTCCGGCCCCTTTTCGAGAGGACTAGCGACATGACCATCGCACAAGGCGAAACCCTTCCCGACGTGAAGCTCACCAAGGTCGGAGCCGAAGGCCCCGAGCCGGTCCAGACCGGTGACTACTTCAAGGGCCGCAAGGTTGCCCTGTTCTCGGTTCCGGGTGCTTTCACCCCCACCTGCTCGGCCAAGCACCTGCCGGGCTTCGTGGAAAAGGCCGCCGAACTGAAGGCCAAGGGCATCGACGAGATCGCCTGCACCGCGGTGAACGATGCCTTCGTCATGGGCGCCTGGGCTGCGCGCGATGGTGGCCCGGAAGTCACCATGCTGGCTGACGGCAATGGCGATTTCGCGCAGGCACTTGGCCTGACCATGGACGGTTCGGGATTCGGCCTTGGCCAGCGCGGCAGCCGCTGGTCGGCCATCGTCAACGATGGCGTGGTCGAACAGCTGAACGTCGAAGGCCCGGGCGAGTTCAAGGTGAGC is a window from the Novosphingobium sp. TH158 genome containing:
- a CDS encoding S-adenosyl-L-homocysteine hydrolase codes for the protein MQSIWKKAALCLAAGGLVMGTPSQAAGSGDAEKLRRLNIMLMVTGLRCRMGADNFQADFQAFEAAHMDTLNDAATQLRDGMVGRYGITGANRALDRMSTAMANQYGQGHPWLGCADLKIVAKSLAKMRGPDALVEAADQLLSSEGSSAQLAWARR
- a CDS encoding peroxiredoxin, whose amino-acid sequence is MTIAQGETLPDVKLTKVGAEGPEPVQTGDYFKGRKVALFSVPGAFTPTCSAKHLPGFVEKAAELKAKGIDEIACTAVNDAFVMGAWAARDGGPEVTMLADGNGDFAQALGLTMDGSGFGLGQRGSRWSAIVNDGVVEQLNVEGPGEFKVSSAEHMLEQL